The sequence CTATTCATGTGGATAGAAACACATTACAGTTCACAGTGTGAACTATGGCATGCATACCTGTTGAAATCAATGGCCTATTTGGATATGTAATACGTATGTATTAAATGCTAAAAGATGCACCAAGAATGCCTTGGGTTTATGGGAATTGGTCTGTATAAGTTTTTGGCATCAAAACATACACAAGAAtgcttccattcactgacagtaagcagAGATATCGAAAATGACAAGGAATCAATACATAAAGTATACACCAGTATGTTAGGAAGTAATGTAACTTTTTATTATTAGGCTTTTCCCAAGATACAACTGCTGATTATCTCTTTATAAGGCTGCGTACTTACATGATAGCCTTGACACAGTATCATTTGTCATCAACATAATAGAGATCAGTTCATCTAAAATGATTCGGTTATGCCCCAGGCAAGACTCTAATTAAGATCTGCAGATGAGGTTAGGCCTATTAAATATCATTTTCACCAAGGTATCAGACAGCGAGCTCTACAATGATATGTCTGTGAAGGACATTATGATGAAAATGTCatccattaaagtcagtggggcCTGTTGGGGCGCCATCGGTACCTGGCACTGCTGTTATTATAGCTGTTCTTTAATGAAGCAGAACAATAGATCTGTACCTGCACTAATATATTATAACAAACTTGCTCCATCCGCTGCCCTCAATGTGCAATTTTCTGGTCCCGGATGTGTTCCCATTCTGTCAACTTCCACCACTGACagcagcgcggggggggggggggggtctttagtGACCATGCTAATATTCATTTTTGCTCTTTATATTTTACTCCTCATCTTTTAATTTTCCATATACAAAGCCTTATGATGTTGCAGGACCCCTTGAATCTCATTAGAATCAAAGTTTTCATTTACTTCTAAAACATAAGTGCAACGTTATAGTAATTATgacatataaaaaacaaacaaatacaaaGCAAAAGGAAAATCTCATGTACGATCCGCCCGGGTGCATTGtcgaaagtgaaaaaataatcaTCTCTCATGAGATTTAGTTAAGTGGTGAAAACTGTGATGGGTTTATTAACCAGTTGCCATATGTTATTGCCGATTTCATAGCAATAAAAAAGATAATTGTTAGGTCGGCCAGAGATATATAGATGATTCCAGAAAAAAACCTAAAAGGCAGATTGTTGCTTTTATTAAACCTGCAGTGTACAAAGATAGATCAtagactttacattttacatgTTTGTATTATTTATATTTCCAGTTTATGGCTCCAGATCATCACATCATCTGAACTTATTACGTGATTAACCAGGTTGTCCACCATTCCTCATCATGGAAACAGACTCTATTAGATGTAGACAACAACACAGTAATACATTATTGGAACATATTAACAGGATGCGTGCATCGTCAGAGCTCATTGATATAGTCCTGGTTGCCGAGGGACAGAAGTTTCCATGTCATCGGGTAGTGCTAGCCTCATACAGTCAATATTtcagggccatgttcacatgtgggtTGGTAGAATGTAACCAAATGGAAGTGACTCTCCATGATATCACTGCCGGAAGTGTCTCAATAATTTTGGAATACATGTACACATCACAACTCTACATCAACAACCTAACTGTCCAAGGAGTGGCCACTGCTGCTTACTTCATGCAGATGGATGATGTCTTCAAGATGTGTCAAACTTACATGATGGACCATATGGATGCATCAAACTGCATAGGGATCTTCTACTTTGCCAAGCAAATAAATGCAGATGACTTGGAAGAAACATCCAAGAAATACTTATATCAACACTTTAGTGAGGTTGGCCTACATGAGGAGATACTAGAAGTTGAGTTTCAACAGTTGATGGCGATGATTATGTCCGATGACCTCAATGTTTCTCGAGAAGAGAGCATCCTAGACCTAGTTCTACGATGGGTAAACTATGACAAGAATCAGAGGTCCCAATACCTTATTGATCTTTTGAAACAAGTCAGATTACTACTTGTCAGCCCATCATTTCTTCGAGAAGCAAGGAAGAGGAACACAATTCTCTTGTGTAATGCCCAGTGCTATGACATGGTTGAAGAGGCCCTAGAAACCATCGAGAAATCTACCCAAGTCTCTTTAAGTCTCCGCTACGGAATGGAGATGACAAGTCTTCTTCTCTGTCTTGGCAATAATGCCACGGGCATCAGGTCGAAATATGGAAATTATGGAGATGCTAGCTTTTGTTTTGCGCCTATCACAGGAAAAATATGTTACATGCCATCTCCAAAACAAGGAGAGGTGTTGGGCTCGGTGCTGACAGGCGTGGTGACTGAAAACAATGATATAATATTGGCTGGTGAAGCAACGGCTgtgaggttgtccaggcaaaagaACAGCCGTATTGAGATCTGCAGGTCAGTAACGGTGGCACATTAAGTACCACACGCCCTGGGCTGTTTACAATAACCATGGTCACACTATAGTGGCACTTACAGTATGGGATAACTTAAGTTATATTTAAAGGGTACCAGTAAAGGGTTATGAAGAATGACTATCATGCAGTTTTATGCACAttggtaattttttaaaattatttccaTTTTCAATTAATTTCAATTAGGTGCCACTCCATACTTATCACCCTGCCCTATCACAAACTGGTCACACCTTTCCTTACCCTACCTCAGACTCCTCACCCTCCCCTCCTGTCAACCCAAACTGgtcatcctgccagcccccccccccccccccccacactgatgGGTCTCCCTGTCCCCTTCCCTACATACCTACAACTCCTTATCTCCTCCATAGTACTCTGAAGACTCTGTAGAACTGTATGATTCCATAGCCACATGTCTACAGTCCTGAAGCATCTGCAATACTGAATGGCCTCCCTGCTGCAGTTcggccctgatttgtgcaaaattgtggtaaaactcTGCAGTTTTAATTTTGTATGAATCACGGTAGACCTGTAGCAGGGAGGCCATTCAGCACAGAAAGTCGATTTGCATTTTGGGCTGCTATGGGTCCACAAGAGTCCAAGGCCCCGGGTGGCAACAAAAATTAGGCATATTATGATTTACCACCAGTCAGTAGAATCAAACTGATTATGCAATGTGATGGTCAATATTAACATTCTACCTAGATGAGAGTTATTTTCAAATGGCCCATGGAGTCTTTATTGGATCTCTATGGAATGGAACACCCCAGCTTTGGTTGGCCCTATACCCctttataataggtccttttcttCAAATGCTCCAGAAACAAGAGAGGCTAGCAATAGAAATCAAGGGTCACTTGGCTATTCTTTATTACAACAAATTCAAAGGGAGCTGGTCAAGATGTGAGCATGCAAACTCCATGTAGATGATCCTTTGGCTGGATTCCAGTGGGAACATCTTTTCTGCTATCCTGTTATTTAAGGTTCATTATCAttagatatatgtatattaaGGGAGAAAATAACTAATTTAAGAATGTCTGAGAACTGAAAGGGAACTATCCTAACAGGTCACATGGGAGCACTAAGGAAGCAAAACAGCAAGATTAGGCGAACAATTTAAAAGAACACTCTCACAACAAAAAATTAAGAGCATCATAAATAATATTCAGTTATGGCAGCAAACCCTAAAggaataggctgtattcttattagttttttttcttcactcAAAATAAGCTGAAAGCAATCATTTCTCCCATGTTTTCTTTTGAGACTGATGGCTCTCTAGACTACAGAACCAGGCTTTACCTATTACCTATAGTAGTCATGTTTACAAGGCCCTGTCAATGGCTCCCAGTACTCAAATACCCCAAGGACTTATGATAGGACAGAATAGTGGAATCAATCAGCAACAAGATAATATACAAGCTTGTATCAATTGTCGGAGACAAAAGCAAAAAGCCACTCACCATCAGATGTCAGTGGCCAATGGGATTAGTAGTCTTGCAAGATTGCTCAGATAAAGTGTGACACATAACGGAACAACACAGACCGATGGACATATCTGACAACTGACAACTAGAGGGCCAGAAAAGTCACTTTaagatacacatacacagactAGAAGACTAAAACAAGTAGGTTCAGCAAATCAGTGCTAGAACAGAGCAGGCGATTGGGAGCCTAGAGCCCTGCAATTTCTGAAACAAAtgtagatggcagcagagggggctgtgtcaccccttactgctggcaCTATAGGAAgcactatacattttttttaagataACGTAATATACAAAGCAATGTAACTAAGtctctggagtacacctttaatatAAATAAGGGTGATCATTTGTTAGTTATCTCTAACAGCCAATATGGGTGGCAGCCTATATGATCCTCATTGTTGCTTCCTATATGGTTACACCATTTGTTCCAATAAAGTCAGCATGACTGCTTCCAATAAGGTCACCATCATTGCTTTCACTATGATTGCTTCCGAGATAGTCAACATAATCTCTGCTACTACAGTCACAGTCATTGCTTCCAATATGATCCTCATAATTGCTTCCATTATGATTGGCGTCACTACTTCCATTATAACCACCATCTTTGCTTGCAATATTGTAGGCAATGCTGCTCTCAGTCCTGTCAGTATCACTGGTCCCAtaattatcatcatcattccctCCACTACTCCAATATAGTCATCATCACTGTTTCCAGTAGGGCACTCTTTCAATATGGTCTTACTCTTTCAAAATGGTCACCATCATTGCTTGCTATTTAGTAACCATTATTGCTTCTAAAATGGCCACTTACATGGCACCCATAAGAGGTGTCATCAAGCTTTCCCAGACTGAGTAGTAgatcatcatttaaaaaaaacacacatttatcCAGAATCCTGTGAAAGCTGGCTGAAAAAACTATTATTGTCATTAGGTATTTGATGAATGCTCTTGTCTGAACATTATGAAATTACTTACAAGCTTTTTTTTGACCAGGTACCACAACCGAGGTAACTGCTGTTGGGAAAAGCTCTGCACAGCTGAGTACCGGGAGCTGTATGCTTTGGGCACTGTTACCAATGACCTCTATCTGATTGGAGGTCAAATGAAGCTGAAAAACCAATATATCATTACCAACTGTGTGGACAAATACTTGGCAGATAAGGACacctggaggagtgtggcgccacTGCCCATTCCTTTGGCCTCCCACGCTGTGGTCACACTCAACAATAAATTATATGTAATGGGTGGCTGGACTCTGCAGGTTAGTGATGACTAACgaaactacagtatatataagatATTCGAATGTCATGCCACTTCTTCTTATAGGTGCGCTGCATGAATTACCATTTTGGCTTTGTGATCATGACTAGTGGAATGAAAGACTTGGGGCTGTTGTCTGGGGTGGTCGTCTGTTACTGTTACTCTCATCTCACATTTACATAGAAATTGACATTCCCCTGGTGTTATGGTGCTAATCTGAGACAATGTACAGAGACGTTAAGAATATGCAAGTCTTGGGCACAATATTTTTTAAGATGTCAGAACCCATAAATCATATCATGTGAGCTTCTAGTCCAGACCTACATGTAAACAGAAACTTCCAGCATAgcacaaaatgtataaaaatccTCACGGTAAAAGAGAACAGATCTGAAGGAAACTCCATTCTTCATGCCTGACAGCTGAGACTTAGCAGTAAAAAACAGATCGTGCTTAATTTAATATCAActagtgtaagaaagttatatggatttgtaagttacttctatttaaaaatctcatgtcttccagtacttatgccTTCTTGTATGCCCTGGATGAAGTTTTATTTTCTGCCCACACTGCCGGAATATATGCTACGAATCCCTGTAGCAGGGCACAGGGTGGTAAGGTTTGTGGTGTATATATCATGTACCACTGGCTCTGGCCAGAGGCCCACAAGGTGTCCAGTAGATGCAGGAGGACAATTGTTTCTTTACTTTCTTTACTTCTTTGGGAAACCAtatgggaaggtcatgtgacctaccTCTCATATACGAACACAGTGGCAGCACAGAAAATTATACCATTGTACAATCACATTGTACAATCAACCACAATGTGTATGCACATAGAGTATTACAAACTAAATAACAATGCAATAGATTTTAGACTTGTTCGGACTCACGCTATCCATACTGGATTATACAGACTGACGTAAATCTACTAACACACTACAACCTATTTAACCCAGTAGTGAATAGATCGGATACTGATATATTGCACATAAATTTTAGTTACTGATGGCCTCCATTAAAGCACCTACTGGCACTTTTCTAGAGTACTTGTCCTATGTGAATCTAATATTGAGAGGGGGTGTATTACTACATAATATGGCAGATATGACACTGGCAGAGAGTTGGGTGACAACTTCTGTAAAAAGACTTGTGGAGCCTAGTAGTTTGTGTGACACTTCAAGTTCCTAGAACTCTGATGAAATCTTTTCCACACAGTTTACAAACACATTGTGGGAGGTAGAAGACAGAATCACTTGTAGGAGTCTCTGACATATTCCCCTGAATGTCTCACACATACTACATCATAAGTGTTCTGGTAGATGCACTGACAGGGTTAATGTATTATGATAAAGTGACAGCTTGTCAAGAACATGGAGTTATTTATACATAGAAAATATACAAGAAGGCAGCAAACTCTGCCCACTCTTTACATGCCAGAGGCAACTCAGATCAGGGCAGTATGAGGAGAAGCCTGCGGGCTGTGGACCATCTGCACCCTCCAGGGAACATGCAGCTAAGCCTACAGCCATACAGACAGCTCAGAATAATGAGCCGGGCACTGTCATTGTATTTTATAC is a genomic window of Dendropsophus ebraccatus isolate aDenEbr1 chromosome 4, aDenEbr1.pat, whole genome shotgun sequence containing:
- the KBTBD12 gene encoding kelch repeat and BTB domain-containing protein 12; translation: METDSIRCRQQHSNTLLEHINRMRASSELIDIVLVAEGQKFPCHRVVLASYSQYFRAMFTCGLVECNQMEVTLHDITAGSVSIILEYMYTSQLYINNLTVQGVATAAYFMQMDDVFKMCQTYMMDHMDASNCIGIFYFAKQINADDLEETSKKYLYQHFSEVGLHEEILEVEFQQLMAMIMSDDLNVSREESILDLVLRWVNYDKNQRSQYLIDLLKQVRLLLVSPSFLREARKRNTILLCNAQCYDMVEEALETIEKSTQVSLSLRYGMEMTSLLLCLGNNATGIRSKYGNYGDASFCFAPITGKICYMPSPKQGEVLGSVLTGVVTENNDIILAGEATAVRLSRQKNSRIEICRYHNRGNCCWEKLCTAEYRELYALGTVTNDLYLIGGQMKLKNQYIITNCVDKYLADKDTWRSVAPLPIPLASHAVVTLNNKLYVMGGWTLQMDHPDDEPDRLSNRMLQYDPNTDKWKTMAPMKYSKYRFSVAVVNSEIYVLGGIGCIGPDKGQVRKCLDAVEIYNVDGDFWREGPAMPYPLLALRSNSSSAGAVDGKLYICGGYRGADRHEVITKEILELDPWENQWNIVCTRAPMHDSYDVCLVARLNPRDLLPPPRDLLERPSISNLWESKILVY